The nucleotide sequence ATTTGAATTGCGCGGTCAGCGGTTGGGGCATGGCGTATGGGACATCATGTTTAAGAGGATTAAGTAATGGCTAAAAACCGCAGTCGTCGTTTGCGTAAAAAGATGCATATTGATGAATTTAAAGAGTTGGGTTTTTCTGTTAAGTGGAATTTCCCGTCTAATACACCGATAGATGTTATCGATAGCACTGTTGATGCATTTATTGATGAGCTGATTGAATCCAATGGCTTAGCATTGGATGCCAGCGGTTATCTGGATTGGGAAGGCTTAATCTGTTTGCAAAAAATTGGTATGTGTACAGAAGAACACCGCCAATTGGTTGAAAAATGGCTGAAAGATCGCGGTATGGAAGATGTCATGACCTCTGAATTGTTTGATGTTTGGTGGGATTGATTAATCTATAAAATATCTTGCATGAATCACAACAGGGGTAGCTGGTGATTAATTAGTGCCCCTGTCTGGAGTAAAATCAGTGAGTACAACGTTCTCTAATACGTTATTGTCGGATATTTTGCGACAAGTTCGTCCCCTGATTGGCCAAGGGAAAGTGGCAAATTATATTCCTGCACTGGCGGAGGTTCCTGCTGATAACTTGGCAATAGCTATCTGTACTATTGATGGGCAGATATTTCATGCAGGAGATGCTGAGAAGCGTTTTTCGATTCAATCTATTTCTAAAATATTAAGTCTGACTTTAGCCATGACACGTTATCAGGAACAAGAGATCTGGCAGCGGGTCGGGCAGGAACCTTCTGGTCAGCCATTTAACTCATTAGTTCAGTTGGAACTGGAAAAAGGCAAACCCCGTAACCCTTTTGTTAACGCGGGTGCATTAATTGTCTGTGACATGTTGCAGTCGCGATTGAGTGCACCTAAACAGCGTATGCTGGAAGTGGTGCGCAAACTTGCTGGTTGTCCTGATATTTGTTACGACAGCAAAGTTGCCCGTTCTGAAATGGAACATTCTCACCGCAATGCAGCGATTGCCTATCTGATGAAATCCTTCGGTAATTTCGATAACGATGTGCTCGCGGTACTGCAAACTTATTTTCATTATTGCGCTTTGAAAATGAACTGTATTGAGCTTGCTAAATGTTTCATTTATTTGGCGAATCAAGGGAGTACGATAGGTTCTGAGCAGCAAATCCTTAGTCCTCGTCAGGCCCGGCAGATTAATGCACTGATGATGACCTGTGGTATGTATGATGGTTCCGGTGAATTTGCATTCAGGATTGGTATGCCAGGAAAATCGGGCGTTGGTGGTGGGATCGTGTGTGTCGTGCCGGGAGAGTTTACTGTTACTGTTTGGTCACCGGAATTGGATCGATCGGGGAACTCTTTGGCCGGTTGTGCTGCCCTAGAATTGTTAGCTGATCGTGTTGGGCGATCCGTTTTTTAACTCTCAATCCATTTTTTAATTCTCAGGTGATTTTCTTAGGAGAAAACATGTTACGCAAAATTATCATTGCTGCATCTTTGCTATTTGTTGCTCAGACTCAAGCTGGTTATGAATGCCAGGTAAATCCACAGAATGACATTATTATTACTTCTCAATCAGTTCAAGTTGTGGGGGCAAGTGGCAATCTCCAGATTTCACCTGATGGTTCAGTAATTCGTGATGGTAAGAACTTAAGTTTAAATACAGAACAGCGTCAGAAAGCACAGCGATATCAGCGGGCTTTGCGGCAGGATTTGCCTTGGATTAAACAAGAAACCGGAAAACATCTGATAACGGCGCGTAAATCCTTGGATAAAGTAGTAGTAGAGACTATCGGCAAGGATAGCAATGTGCGTCATCGGTTGTCCGATCTTGAGTCAGGGCTTAATCAGCAAATAAACCGAATTATTGAAACTCGTTCTGATGGTATGGCATTCCACCATCAAGCGATTAAGCTGGTTGAAAAAGATAGCCGTAGCTTAATTGAGCAAAGTCTTGGTGGAGTATTACAGGACAGTATTAATGAGATTGGCAATAAACAATTTAGCCTGAATGGTGATAATAATCAGGCACTACAATCTTTGCTTGGTAGTTTGGGGGGATTGCAGAATAATTTGAAAGCTGAATGGCGGACTCAGGAGGAAGATTTCCAGCGTTTTGGCAAAGAGGTTTGCGGTAAGGTCAGTGGCCTTGAGCAACAACGAATTGAATTACTGAATTCTATTAAATAGTTGCTAATAATCACAAATAAGAATCAATTTGAAATTGATTCTTATTTAGATTGACATATTTTTTTCGCTACCTAGAATGCAAATGCTTACTAAATATTCTTTCTTGGAGTGCAATATATGAAAAAGATCATCCCTGTCGTTCTGGTATCGTTATTTGCTGTTGCAAGCCATTCCGCATTTAGTCAGAAATCTGCTGTATTTACACCAAATGTTGTTACAGCTCAGGCTGATGATAAGGTTATAGTTAAGCACCTTTCCGGTGAAACTGAGGTCAAAAAAAATCCTCAGAAAGTTGTTTCATTTGATTTCGGCACTTATGATTCATTAGTTAAATTAGGTTTATCAGATAGGGTTGTGGCATTACCTACAGGTAATACGCCTGAATATCTCCGTAATAGCTTACCTAAAGAGGTAGAAAATGCAGGAGGAATGAAAGAGCCTAATCTGGAAAAACTGGCGCAGCTTAAACCTGATTTGATCGTTATTACCGGCCGTCAAGGTTCTTTCTATGAAAATCTGTCAAAAATAGCACCGACAATTAATTTGGGAACTGATAGCAAAAATTATCTGGTTTCGGTTGAAAGTAACATAACATTATTAGGTGAATTATTTAGTAAACAGAGTGAAGTGAAAGACCAAATTGTTGAGTTGGAGAAAACCATTGTTAAAGCTCAGGATAAAGCTAAATCTGCTGATGCAAAAGTTTTAGTATTGTTACATAACGCAGATAAACTAATGCTGAATAACCAGAGTGTCGTGTATGACGTGGTTAAGGCACAGAAAGCGGAATTAGCTATTCCTGCTGGTGAAGATAAAACCAAACGCGTTGTAGTGACTTCTGACATGATTGCTCAAGCTAATCCAGATGTAATTTTAATTATTGACCGCAGTGAAGCAATTGGTGCTGGTAAGCTAGATAAAGCGAAGTTTGAAGATGATAAAGTGAAATCTACTTCAGCGTACAAGAATGGCAAAATTACTTATCTGAAGTCTGATCTGTGGTATTTGTCTGGCGGTGGTTTGGAGAGCCTGTCAGCACAAGTTAATGCTGTAGCTGATGCCCTTTAATCAGGTCATGCGCCATTTTGAATTTGAATAGTTGTTGAAGTTTCACAATGGATTGTTTTAGATTTGGTCTGACAGTTATCGGTTATTTTATGCTGGTGGCTGTCAGGTTTGGTCTGAGCTATACCCTATGGATTTCAAGATGGATCGCGACGACAAGGGAGCGAATCCCCGGGAGCATAGGGTAACTATGTGACCTAGGTGAGTGAGTGCAGCCAACAAAGAGGCAACTTGAAAGATAACGGGTATATGAATAATTAGCTTATTATGCGTATTTCCAGCGAAAATATAGATAATTTTTATATTCGAAATAATGCTTTATTTATTCATAAAATATAATGTTAATGTGTCATGATATATAGTGTGAAAACTAATATTGTTATTAATAAATATATTTATTTCATATGTAAGTAAGCTATAAAATTATTTAAATTGGTCATTTTTAAATAACAGGAATTGATCTAAATATTTTTTCGGATGGTAATTTTCTTTCTGTGAAAAAATAATTATTTAAAAATATTAATAGTAATTTATATATTGGTTTTACAAGGTGAAATTATTATTTATTTTACATTTTAGCGTCTGATTTATTCGAGTTTATAATATGGGTAATGATACTTATATTGAAAGGAACTTATAATAAATAATAAGTTCCTTGATAATTAAATGAGATTACAGATAAAGGTTTTATGAACAAGTATTAGCCGCGTCTACAGAGTCAAGGGCTAATCTGGCTATAGCAGGACCCGCCAGTGCTATTTCTGCAATAAATGCAGCTCCACCTGTAGCAAACCATATGGTTAATTGTGCGATTGCAGTTATTCCAGTAATCATCCAATTGTACCAATGCATTGTCTCTTTTAAGCAATCAGTTATTCCAGAAATACCTAAAATACTTTCAACTGCGGAAATTAATGACCAGGTATGCTTTGATTTATCAGTAATAGAATTCGAATTCTTAAGGTTATGAACTATAGTAAGTAGCTCATGTATAGCATCATGACCTAATTTTTTCAATAATATCTGTGTGGCTGATTCTCTTTCAGGTTTATGTATGCCCATGAATTTAAATGCAAGTTTAAAAGCATCTGCGACAACTATACCAATTGCATGAATGCATGGAGATTCACCTGCGTACTCTATTAATTTTAATCTTCCATCAGTGTCAGTTGGCTCTGAGTTATTAAAATGTAATCTCTTGTAAGCATCATTTACAACCATGTCAAAGCTAATATTTTCCTTTTGATGATCGGAAAGTTGATCATAAAAATCTTGATAATACGGAGTTAGTTCTGTGGCGAGGTCTTCTTTGGACAAGGTATATAACATTTCTTTATTTTCAATATTCATTTTTTACTCCAAGCAAAGTGAAATTAAAAATTTTTTTTAAATGTTCGTGCTTGTTAATATAAATATAACCAAACACAAATTAAATATAGTCGTATTTGAGATAATTTAAATGATATTATTGTGTCGTAATTCACATATGTTAAAATTAATATTGTGTAGAACGTGTTTTTATTAAATTATTAATTAATACACTTATTAATGATCGACATTAACTATTATCTACATGGTAAGTATATTTACAGGAGAGATTTGTGAATTTTTCATTTGTTTTTACACTATTATTTGTTGATTTTCTTTTATAAATATTGATTTTCTGTTATTGAAAATTAAAATATGGATTATTATTTTAATATTAATACCTTGGTTAATTTGTAATTTGTAATTTGTAATTTGTAATTTGTAATTTGTAATTTATATTTTATTTAAATTGGGAGGGATAATCAGCCCTCCGAAAAGAGAAGGAATTCAACACTGGACAATCAGTTGCTATTGTCTAATGAGTACCCCCACTGAAGTTCAGTAGGGGGAATGATTATGAATAGCACCAAAACCAATGGCGGTATCAATTTTATGTAAAGATAACCGTTGTGAAACTGAATTTTCCAAAAGCAATTTTTGTGCTAGAGAAATAGTTCCAATAATGAATTTAGGAACAGTTTGCCTTTCTGCGTAATTTGCCAGTGTGTTGCTGTTTCAGAGAGATAACCTGCGGCTAAGGCTTGTTTAATTTGAGTACGAATTGAGGTTTCAGATAACCCGGTGAAATCACTGAAATCTTGTTTTGGCATTGCTTCTAGTAAACGGAATCGGTTCATAAAAAATTCAAATGGCCGATCTTCATTTTCTACCTGATGCTGTTTATCCAGATAGCGCCCCTGCATATATCCACGGGGATGTTTGGTTTTCACTGTACGCAGAATACGGCCATCTTCAAATGTGATTTTTCCATGAGCACCGCAGCCAATACCAAGGTAATCGCCAAAGCGCCAGTAGTTGAGATTATGCTGGCATTGGTAACCTGGTTTGGCATAAGCAGAAGTTTCGTATTGCTGATAACCCGCTGCTGTCAGCAATTGGTGACCTTGTGAAAAAATATCCCACAACGCATCATCGTCGGGCAGAACCGGAGGGCGGGAACCAAAGCTGGTATTAGGTTCAATAGTCAACTGATACCATGAAAGATGCGGTGGTGATAACTCGATTGCCTGACGTAAATCATCTAGCGCTTCATCAAGGCTTTGGTTCGGCAAACCATGCATCAAATCCAGATTAAAACTGCGTAGCCCCAGACTAGCGGCTAAATGTGCTGCCCGTTTGGCTTCATCCGGTCCGTGAATACGGCCAAGGCGTACCAGTTTATCTGGACTGAAACTTTGCACGCCAATGGATATTCGGTTAATACCCGCTTGCTGATAACCACTAAAGCGGTCGGCTTCCACAGTACCCGGATTGGCTTCCATAGTAATTTCAGCTTGTGGCGATACCGGCAGGAGGGCACGGACACCATCCAGCAATTGTTGCATTGCTTGTGAGCTAAGCAGGCTAGGGGTTCCACCACCAATAAAGATAGTGGTAACTTCCCGACCATTGACCATTGGCAGATCCGTTTTCAGATCTGCCAATAAATGGTCAACATACTCTTGGTGTGGAACATCACCTTTCAAGGCATGAGAGTTGAAATCACAGTAAGGGCACTTTTGTACACACCACGGAATATGGATATAAAGACTTAGTGGTGGGAGCTTAAGCATTACGTAGTGTATCCAACATCATCTTTAGTGCCTGACCACGATGTGAAACAGCATTTTTTTGTTCACCAGTTAATTCAGCCGCAGTACAGCCTAATTCCGGTATGTAAAAGATGGGATCATAACCGAACCCACCATTACCGGCAGATTTATGTGCGATGAACCCCGGCCAGCGGCCATGAAATACCAGAGGTGTTGGATCTTCTGCATGGCGTATATAAACCAGCACACAGTTAAACTGAGCTTGACGTTGATCGTCAGGAATATCTTTCATCGTATCCAGCAATTTTTCCAAATTTTGCTGGTCAGTGGCATTTTCTCCTGCATAGCGAGCTGAATAGATACCCGGAGCTCCACCAAGGATGTCTACGGATAGGCCAGAATCATCAGCAATTGCGGGCAGGCCGGTAACTTGTGCGGCGTGGCGAGCTTTAAGAATGGCATTTTCAATAAATGTCAGCCCGGTCTCTTCGGCTGAATCTACGCCTAACTCAGTTTGAGCAACAATATCCAGACCAAAATCAGCCAGTAATTGTGCCAGTTCACGAACTTTTCCGGGGTTGCCGGTTGCCAGAACGACTTTTTGCATTATTTTGAACCCAATTTAATTCTTATTTACTGTATCAGCCATGAGAGAACATCAGCGCGAAGATAGTTCAATGCGTAGAGGATCAAAATGACGATCATTGCTGAAAAATCAAGGCCGCCCATTGTTGGGATAATACGGCGGATAGGTGCCATCAATGGCTCTGTTAGTTGCATCAGAACATAGTCAATCGGATTGCGCCCTTGGCTTATCCAGCTTAGTAGAGCGCGTGCCAGCACTAACCAAAATACCAGTTTACCTGTTGCTGTTAGCAATTCGATTAACCCGATAGGGATGAAAAGTGTGAGGAAAGCAACCGTACCGGTACTGAACCAAAGTTGCATGATTAATTTAAACAATACCAGAACGTAAGCGATAACAATGGAGGCAGTATCGAGCGAACCAATAGATGGTATCACTCGGCGCAATGGCCGAATGATCGGTTGGGTCATTTTCACAATAAATTGGGCAAATGGGTTATAAAAATCACAACGGGCCCATTGCATCCATACACGAAGTAATAAAACAGCGATGTATAAATCCAGAACTGTGAACAGAATAAAGGTTAAAAATTGCATTTAGCAGCCTTGATAAAATTAAAATTGTTTTTCCATTTCCTGTGCCCGGCGAATAGCCGCCTGCATCGCGTTGGATATGGTTTCCGGTAATTTGCCTTCATAAAAAATACGTAATGCTTCCGCAGTAGTACCGCCTTTAGATGTTACCTGTTCACGCAGGGTTGCAAAAGGGAGATCTACATTTGATGCGGCCAGTGCCGCAGAACCTATTGCCGTTTGCAAAATAATTTCACGGGCTGTTTGGTTATCAAAACCTAAACGTTCTGCTTCCTGTTGCATTGATTCCATAAATAGGAAGAAATAAGCGGGCGCACTGCCTGCTGCGGCGATAACGTCATTGATGCCGTTTTCATCTTTTACCCAGTAAGTTTTACCAACACTGTTCATTAATGCTTGAGTGAAATCACGGTCAGACTGACTGACTTGCTCAGATGCGAATAATCCACTCACCCCTTGACCAATTAATGCCGGCGTGTTTGGCATGATACGAACAATATTGAGTTTGTCTTGTAATAAAGCATCAAAACGTGCAACGGAAATACCTGAGGCAATAGACAGAACCAGCTTGTTACTGAAATCTACATTTTCTTTCAGAGGCTGGCAGACATCTACCATCACTTGCGGTTTTACCGCCAGAACAACAACGTCCGCTTCCTGTGCGTAGCGAATATTGTCACTACCGCTGTTAACGCCATACTCTGTTGCGAGTGCATCACGGCGAGTATGACTTGGTGCGCAGACATTAATCAGCTCAGCAGGGTACCCTCCTTTTACTAATCCAGCTATGATGGCGTGAGCCATATTACCTGCACCAATCAAGGTAATTTTACGTCTCTCCATTGAATACCTCGTAGCATTGAAATGGTTAATTGTGATACTGACGTGCACCGAAAATTGCTGTTCCAATTCGTACTAATGTGGAACCACAATTAATAGCGGCAGCCATATCATCAGTCATCCCCATTGAAAGAGTATCTATTTGGGGATATTTCGTTTTCAGGTTAAGGAAGGCTTGTTCCATTCTCCTGAAAACCGCTAATTGATGTGCATAGTCAGGTTCTGGTGCCGGGATTGCCATTAAACCACGGAGCCTTACATTCGGCAGTTTGTTCATTTCGGCTGCCAGCGTTGATAGTTCATCAAGTTGAATACCTGATTTGCTCCGTTCATCACTGATATTTATTTGAATAAGAATATTCAGCGGTTCCATTCCCTCCGGGCGTTGTTCGTTCAGGCGTTGTGCTATTTTTAAGCGGTCTATGGTATGGCACCAGTTAAAATTTTCTGCCACCAAACGGCTTTTATTAGACTGTAACGGACCGATAAAGTGCCATATCAAATCATTACAATTTGCAAAATAAGCAATTTTTTCTACACCTTCCTGCACATAATTTTCACCAAACTGGCGTTGCCCGGCAGCGATTGCTTTTTCGATATCTTCCACAGGTTTGGTTTTACTGACTGCAAGCAAGGTAATTTCTTCTGGAGCGCGTTCGCATTTCTGTGCGGCAATGGCTATGTGGGTCCTGACATCTTGTAAATTTTGTTCAATATTGTTCATGGTGACTCAGGAGATTAAAAAATGAATATGGATAAGCTAGTGGCCCTTAGTGTAAAGCATAATGCTTCAGATCTGCATCTTTGTATTGGGCAAGTTCCTGTATTACGTATAAATGGAGTGCTTTGTCCGCAAACTCAACTGCAATCTGTAAATAATCTATTGCTGGAAGAGTGGAGTAGGCAGTTTTTATCAGAAAATCAGCGACAACAGCTATTAACTAGTGGACATGTGGATTTTGCGTTGGAAACAGAAAATGGCCAACGATTGAGAGGCAACATCTTTCGTCAGCACTCCGGGTTGTCAGCCGTTTTGCGTTTAATTCACTCTCAGTGTTCAACTCTGGAACAGCTAAAAGCACCTGAAATTATCCGTGAAATGGCTTTGCGGGAAGAGAGTGGGTTGATCTTGGTAACCGGCGCTACAGGCAGCGGAAAGTCGACAACGTTAACTGCCATTGTGGATATGCTGAACAGCCACTGTTGTCAGCACATTATTACATTGGAAGATCCTGTGGAATTTATCCACCATAGTCGCAATTGTTTGATACAACAACGGCAAATTGGGTTGGATTCTCCCAGTTATCAGGCTGCGTTAAAAGGGGCTCTCCGGCAAGATCCTGATGTATTGTTGTTGGGTGAGCTGCGGGATAAAGAGACAATACGCTTGGCGTTAACCGCGGCAGAGACTGGGCATTTGGTATTGTCGACTTTGCATACCCGAGGTGCTGTACAGGCAATTGACCGGCTGGTGGATATTTTTTCCGCTGAAGAAAAAGGGTGGGTACGTAGCCAGCTAGCAGGCAGCCTGAAAGCTGTGATAGCACAGCAATTAGTCTCTGCCCAGGGAGGGGGACGAGTTGCTATATATGAAGTATTGGTAGTTAATCAGGCAGTGAGTCATCTGATACGAGAAGGAAAAAATCATCAAATAACAACGCTTATGCAGACGGGCGCTGCCAGTGGGATGCAAACCTATGAACAAGGCTGGCAGCAGCGTAAATTGCAGGGATTACTGGCAGAGCAAACGGAAAGGAAGATTAAAGAAAATGCTATCAGTTAATCGCGGTTATATGGTTGCTGTTAATTGATTGCTGTTACTGTTGGTTGATTGCTATTAATAGCGCTGTTCAAACCAGCTTTCCAGAATAATAACAGCGGAAGTAGCATCTACTTTTCCTTTATTTAAAGCCTTATAACCACCTCGGTCAAACAGATGAGCACGGGCTTCAACCGTTGTCAGGCGTTCATCTTGGAGTTGCACTTGTACGCCAAACCGGCCATGTAGCCGGTTTGCAAATTTACGTGCTTGCACTGTGACGAATTGCTCAGTGCCATCCATATTGAGGGGAAGACCAACGATAACCAGATCGGGTTGCCATTCTTTAAGTAATTTTTCGATTTGCCCCCAATTGGGGATACCATCTGTGGCTTTAAACGAGGTTAATGCTCTGGCGGTGCCCGTGATTTCTTGTCCAATAGCTGCGCCGATGCTGCGGGTGCCAAAATCGAAGGCCATTATTGTACGATTATTCATCTATGCATGTCCCGCCTGTGGCGCAATATTATAGATATTGATTCCGAGCAAAGATGCGGCTTCACGCCAGCGGTCCGCAATAGGTGAGTTGAAAATAATGTGTGGATCAGCGTTTGTTGTTAGCCAACTATTCTCCATTATCTCTTTTTCAAGTTGGCCTTTTTCCCAACTGGTATACCCCAACGTGACCAATATCTGTTTTGGTTGGCGTGGTGTACCCAAGGTTTCAAGGACATCTTTGGAGGTGGTGATCATTGTGTCATCGGAAATTTTGATACTTGAACTGAAACCGGGTTTTGGTGTGTGCAATATAAAACCATGATCTTCAGCAAGTGGGCCACCAGTCATGACAGGCTTGTTTAGATTGACACTTTCATCCCGATCTTCTGGTGATATTTTCAGCTTTTGTAAAACTTTCCGAACGGAGATTTGCTCAATAGGTTTATTTATCACCAATCCCATTGCCCCATTTGCATTGTGTTCACATATGTAAACAACTGAGCGTTTGAAATAGGGATCAGATAATGAAGGCATGGCGATAAGAAAATGGTGCTGTAGATTCATTTTTTTTCTAGTAATTAACCTGGCTATGTAAGGATTATTTAGCCCAACAGTATGTGGGCTAAAAGTATAAATGACAAACCTTGACAGGCAAATTCGTAAAAAGAATTTTTTATTTCTCTAATCGTTCTTCAATTGCATTCATTAACATGCCAGTAATTGAAATATCAGGGAAAGCGGCTTCTATCTCGCGTGCACAGGTTGGACTGGTGACATTAATTTCAGTCAGTTTGTCACCAATGATGTCCAGGCCAACAAAGATTAACCCTTTTTCTTGCAACGTTGGAGCAACAGCTCTGGCGATAGCCCAGTCACTTTCTGAAAGCGGGCGAGCTTCACCACGGCCACCCGCAGCAAGATTACCACGGGTTTCACCTTGGGCTGGGATACGAGCCAGGCAATAAGGAACGGGTTCGCCATCGACAATTAATACCCGCTTATCACCTTCTTTGATGGCCGGTAAGAAATTCTGTGCCATGCAGAAGCGATTGCCATGTTCCGTCAGGGTTTCAATAATAACCCCGACGTTTGGGTCATCTTTTT is from Photorhabdus laumondii subsp. laumondii and encodes:
- a CDS encoding YggL family protein, whose product is MAKNRSRRLRKKMHIDEFKELGFSVKWNFPSNTPIDVIDSTVDAFIDELIESNGLALDASGYLDWEGLICLQKIGMCTEEHRQLVEKWLKDRGMEDVMTSELFDVWWD
- the glsB gene encoding glutaminase B encodes the protein MSTTFSNTLLSDILRQVRPLIGQGKVANYIPALAEVPADNLAIAICTIDGQIFHAGDAEKRFSIQSISKILSLTLAMTRYQEQEIWQRVGQEPSGQPFNSLVQLELEKGKPRNPFVNAGALIVCDMLQSRLSAPKQRMLEVVRKLAGCPDICYDSKVARSEMEHSHRNAAIAYLMKSFGNFDNDVLAVLQTYFHYCALKMNCIELAKCFIYLANQGSTIGSEQQILSPRQARQINALMMTCGMYDGSGEFAFRIGMPGKSGVGGGIVCVVPGEFTVTVWSPELDRSGNSLAGCAALELLADRVGRSVF
- a CDS encoding DUF2884 domain-containing protein, with product MLRKIIIAASLLFVAQTQAGYECQVNPQNDIIITSQSVQVVGASGNLQISPDGSVIRDGKNLSLNTEQRQKAQRYQRALRQDLPWIKQETGKHLITARKSLDKVVVETIGKDSNVRHRLSDLESGLNQQINRIIETRSDGMAFHHQAIKLVEKDSRSLIEQSLGGVLQDSINEIGNKQFSLNGDNNQALQSLLGSLGGLQNNLKAEWRTQEEDFQRFGKEVCGKVSGLEQQRIELLNSIK
- a CDS encoding siderophore ABC transporter substrate-binding protein produces the protein MKKIIPVVLVSLFAVASHSAFSQKSAVFTPNVVTAQADDKVIVKHLSGETEVKKNPQKVVSFDFGTYDSLVKLGLSDRVVALPTGNTPEYLRNSLPKEVENAGGMKEPNLEKLAQLKPDLIVITGRQGSFYENLSKIAPTINLGTDSKNYLVSVESNITLLGELFSKQSEVKDQIVELEKTIVKAQDKAKSADAKVLVLLHNADKLMLNNQSVVYDVVKAQKAELAIPAGEDKTKRVVVTSDMIAQANPDVILIIDRSEAIGAGKLDKAKFEDDKVKSTSAYKNGKITYLKSDLWYLSGGGLESLSAQVNAVADAL
- the hemW gene encoding radical SAM family heme chaperone HemW; translated protein: MLKLPPLSLYIHIPWCVQKCPYCDFNSHALKGDVPHQEYVDHLLADLKTDLPMVNGREVTTIFIGGGTPSLLSSQAMQQLLDGVRALLPVSPQAEITMEANPGTVEADRFSGYQQAGINRISIGVQSFSPDKLVRLGRIHGPDEAKRAAHLAASLGLRSFNLDLMHGLPNQSLDEALDDLRQAIELSPPHLSWYQLTIEPNTSFGSRPPVLPDDDALWDIFSQGHQLLTAAGYQQYETSAYAKPGYQCQHNLNYWRFGDYLGIGCGAHGKITFEDGRILRTVKTKHPRGYMQGRYLDKQHQVENEDRPFEFFMNRFRLLEAMPKQDFSDFTGLSETSIRTQIKQALAAGYLSETATHWQITQKGKLFLNSLLELFL
- a CDS encoding XTP/dITP diphosphatase codes for the protein MQKVVLATGNPGKVRELAQLLADFGLDIVAQTELGVDSAEETGLTFIENAILKARHAAQVTGLPAIADDSGLSVDILGGAPGIYSARYAGENATDQQNLEKLLDTMKDIPDDQRQAQFNCVLVYIRHAEDPTPLVFHGRWPGFIAHKSAGNGGFGYDPIFYIPELGCTAAELTGEQKNAVSHRGQALKMMLDTLRNA
- a CDS encoding YggT family protein codes for the protein MQFLTFILFTVLDLYIAVLLLRVWMQWARCDFYNPFAQFIVKMTQPIIRPLRRVIPSIGSLDTASIVIAYVLVLFKLIMQLWFSTGTVAFLTLFIPIGLIELLTATGKLVFWLVLARALLSWISQGRNPIDYVLMQLTEPLMAPIRRIIPTMGGLDFSAMIVILILYALNYLRADVLSWLIQ
- the proC gene encoding pyrroline-5-carboxylate reductase, with amino-acid sequence MERRKITLIGAGNMAHAIIAGLVKGGYPAELINVCAPSHTRRDALATEYGVNSGSDNIRYAQEADVVVLAVKPQVMVDVCQPLKENVDFSNKLVLSIASGISVARFDALLQDKLNIVRIMPNTPALIGQGVSGLFASEQVSQSDRDFTQALMNSVGKTYWVKDENGINDVIAAAGSAPAYFFLFMESMQQEAERLGFDNQTAREIILQTAIGSAALAASNVDLPFATLREQVTSKGGTTAEALRIFYEGKLPETISNAMQAAIRRAQEMEKQF
- a CDS encoding YggS family pyridoxal phosphate-dependent enzyme, producing MNNIEQNLQDVRTHIAIAAQKCERAPEEITLLAVSKTKPVEDIEKAIAAGQRQFGENYVQEGVEKIAYFANCNDLIWHFIGPLQSNKSRLVAENFNWCHTIDRLKIAQRLNEQRPEGMEPLNILIQINISDERSKSGIQLDELSTLAAEMNKLPNVRLRGLMAIPAPEPDYAHQLAVFRRMEQAFLNLKTKYPQIDTLSMGMTDDMAAAINCGSTLVRIGTAIFGARQYHN
- a CDS encoding type IV pilus twitching motility protein PilT, which codes for MNMDKLVALSVKHNASDLHLCIGQVPVLRINGVLCPQTQLQSVNNLLLEEWSRQFLSENQRQQLLTSGHVDFALETENGQRLRGNIFRQHSGLSAVLRLIHSQCSTLEQLKAPEIIREMALREESGLILVTGATGSGKSTTLTAIVDMLNSHCCQHIITLEDPVEFIHHSRNCLIQQRQIGLDSPSYQAALKGALRQDPDVLLLGELRDKETIRLALTAAETGHLVLSTLHTRGAVQAIDRLVDIFSAEEKGWVRSQLAGSLKAVIAQQLVSAQGGGRVAIYEVLVVNQAVSHLIREGKNHQITTLMQTGAASGMQTYEQGWQQRKLQGLLAEQTERKIKENAIS
- the ruvX gene encoding Holliday junction resolvase RuvX, which produces MNNRTIMAFDFGTRSIGAAIGQEITGTARALTSFKATDGIPNWGQIEKLLKEWQPDLVIVGLPLNMDGTEQFVTVQARKFANRLHGRFGVQVQLQDERLTTVEARAHLFDRGGYKALNKGKVDATSAVIILESWFEQRY
- a CDS encoding YqgE/AlgH family protein, which encodes MNLQHHFLIAMPSLSDPYFKRSVVYICEHNANGAMGLVINKPIEQISVRKVLQKLKISPEDRDESVNLNKPVMTGGPLAEDHGFILHTPKPGFSSSIKISDDTMITTSKDVLETLGTPRQPKQILVTLGYTSWEKGQLEKEIMENSWLTTNADPHIIFNSPIADRWREAASLLGINIYNIAPQAGHA